The following proteins are encoded in a genomic region of Micrococcaceae bacterium Sec5.8:
- a CDS encoding cytochrome c oxidase subunit 4, with product MKIESRIFGFGVFFFVPVAIVYGFVTGWTEPVGYLALLLVAGLAGMIGAYLGFTGKRVGMRPEDRSDAEIHEGAGEQGHFSPWSWWPLVLGLACAGGFLGLAVGFWIVFIAGGLAVVALVGWVYEYSRGDHAH from the coding sequence GTGAAAATCGAATCACGGATTTTTGGATTTGGAGTCTTCTTCTTCGTACCGGTCGCCATCGTCTACGGTTTTGTGACCGGTTGGACTGAGCCGGTGGGCTACCTGGCCCTCCTGCTGGTAGCCGGCCTCGCGGGCATGATCGGTGCCTACCTCGGTTTCACCGGCAAGCGCGTCGGGATGCGCCCGGAGGACCGCAGCGACGCTGAGATCCACGAAGGCGCCGGCGAACAGGGCCACTTCAGCCCCTGGAGCTGGTGGCCGCTGGTTCTTGGCCTGGCCTGCGCAGGCGGCTTCCTCGGCCTGGCTGTGGGTTTCTGGATTGTGTTCATCGCCGGCGGGCTCGCGGTCGTCGCCTTGGTTGGCTGGGTTTACGAATACAGCCGCGGAGACCACGCGCACTAA
- a CDS encoding iron-sulfur cluster assembly accessory protein, with translation MSTTTNENSIDTTAAASGDPAAHEVKLTDVAAGKVRSLLEQEGRTDLRLRVAVQPGGCSGLIYQLYFDERLLDGDAVRDYDGVEVVVDKMSVPYLSGASIDFEDTISKQGFTIDNPNAGGSCACGDSFH, from the coding sequence ATGAGCACTACAACCAATGAAAACAGCATCGACACCACCGCCGCTGCGAGCGGGGATCCGGCAGCGCACGAGGTCAAGCTGACCGACGTCGCCGCCGGCAAGGTCCGCAGCCTGCTGGAGCAGGAAGGCCGCACCGATCTGCGCCTCCGGGTGGCGGTACAGCCCGGCGGTTGCTCTGGCCTCATCTACCAGCTCTACTTCGATGAGCGGCTCCTCGACGGCGACGCCGTGCGCGACTACGACGGCGTCGAAGTTGTGGTGGACAAGATGAGCGTTCCCTATCTCAGCGGCGCCAGCATTGACTTCGAAGACACCATCTCGAAGCAGGGCTTCACCATCGATAACCCCAACGCCGGCGGCTCCTGCGCCTGCGGTGATTCCTTCCACTAA
- a CDS encoding HPr family phosphocarrier protein, with translation MRVRTAIVQAPVGLHARPAALFVRAVQATGLPVIISKAGRPGVDARSLLEVMTEDFSCGCEVELAVPPGAESDRVGPAGVDDALETLITLLESSGSAGTLRGPRR, from the coding sequence TTGCGAGTTCGGACCGCGATCGTCCAAGCCCCGGTGGGGCTGCACGCCAGGCCGGCGGCCCTCTTTGTCCGCGCCGTCCAGGCAACAGGGCTCCCCGTCATCATCAGCAAGGCGGGCCGGCCGGGAGTTGATGCCCGGTCACTGCTGGAAGTCATGACGGAAGACTTCTCCTGCGGCTGCGAAGTCGAACTCGCTGTCCCCCCGGGGGCCGAATCGGACCGTGTCGGCCCTGCCGGCGTCGACGACGCCCTGGAGACCCTCATAACGCTCCTGGAGTCCTCCGGGTCAGCTGGGACGCTCAGAGGCCCGCGCAGGTAG
- the ctaD gene encoding cytochrome c oxidase subunit I — protein sequence MATTYSQPTGILEAPVVPKSKGRIVVNWITSTDHKTIGYMYLISSFVFFCFGGVMALLIRAELFEPGMQILQTKEQYNQLFTMHGTVMLLMFATPLFAGFANVIMPLQIGAPDVAFPRLNALAFWFFLFGSTIAVSGFITPQGAASFGWFAYAPLSNTTFSPGVGGDLWVFGLALSGFGTILGAVNFITTVICMRAPGMTMWRMPIFTWNILVTAILVLMAFPPLAAALFALGADRRFGAHIFDPENGGAVLWQHLFWFFGHPEVYIIALPFFGIVSEIFPVFSRKPIFGYKGLVYATISIAALSVTVWAHHMYVTGSVLLPFFSFMTMLIAVPTGVKFFNWIGTMWRGSITFETPMLWSIGFLATFLFGGLTGIILASPPLDFHVSDSYFVVAHFHYVVFGTVVFAMFAGFYFWWPKFTGKMLNERLGKIHFWMLFLGFHGTFLIQHWLGVEGMPRRYADYMPQDNFTWMNQFSTYASFLLGASLIPFFWNVYITWRSNDRVEVDDPWGFGASLEWATSCPPPRHNFTSLPRIRSERPALDLHHPELAQTYTAESPGPAAATLGNADQKDQAQ from the coding sequence GTGGCAACGACCTATTCCCAGCCCACCGGGATCCTAGAGGCTCCCGTAGTACCGAAATCCAAGGGACGCATTGTCGTCAACTGGATCACGTCCACTGACCACAAGACCATCGGGTACATGTACCTGATCTCGTCGTTCGTGTTCTTCTGCTTCGGCGGCGTTATGGCGCTGCTGATCCGCGCCGAGCTCTTCGAACCGGGCATGCAGATCCTGCAGACTAAAGAGCAGTACAACCAGCTCTTCACCATGCACGGCACCGTCATGCTGCTGATGTTCGCCACCCCGCTGTTTGCCGGGTTCGCCAACGTCATCATGCCGCTGCAGATCGGTGCCCCCGACGTCGCCTTCCCGCGACTGAATGCACTGGCTTTCTGGTTCTTCCTTTTCGGCTCCACGATCGCCGTGTCCGGTTTCATCACCCCGCAAGGTGCAGCATCGTTTGGCTGGTTCGCGTACGCGCCGCTGTCCAACACGACCTTCAGCCCGGGCGTGGGCGGTGACCTCTGGGTCTTCGGCCTGGCGCTCTCCGGCTTCGGTACCATCCTCGGTGCTGTCAACTTCATCACCACGGTCATCTGCATGCGCGCCCCGGGCATGACCATGTGGCGCATGCCGATTTTCACCTGGAACATCCTGGTCACGGCCATCCTGGTGCTGATGGCGTTCCCGCCCCTGGCCGCCGCACTGTTCGCCCTCGGCGCGGACCGCCGCTTCGGTGCCCACATCTTCGATCCCGAAAACGGCGGCGCCGTCCTCTGGCAGCACCTGTTCTGGTTCTTCGGGCACCCGGAGGTCTACATCATCGCCTTGCCGTTCTTCGGCATTGTCTCCGAAATCTTCCCGGTCTTCAGCCGCAAGCCAATCTTTGGTTACAAGGGCCTGGTCTACGCGACGATTTCCATCGCCGCGCTGTCCGTGACCGTGTGGGCCCACCACATGTACGTCACCGGTTCAGTTCTGCTGCCGTTCTTCTCCTTCATGACGATGCTGATCGCCGTCCCCACGGGTGTGAAGTTCTTCAACTGGATCGGCACCATGTGGCGGGGTTCCATTACCTTTGAAACCCCCATGCTCTGGAGCATCGGCTTCCTGGCAACGTTCCTCTTCGGCGGCTTGACCGGCATCATCCTGGCCTCACCGCCCCTGGACTTCCACGTGTCCGACTCCTACTTTGTGGTCGCGCACTTCCACTACGTGGTCTTTGGCACCGTGGTGTTCGCAATGTTCGCCGGTTTCTACTTCTGGTGGCCAAAATTCACCGGCAAGATGCTGAACGAACGCCTGGGCAAGATCCACTTCTGGATGCTGTTCCTGGGCTTCCACGGCACCTTCCTCATCCAGCACTGGCTCGGCGTTGAGGGCATGCCCCGCCGCTACGCGGATTACATGCCGCAGGACAACTTCACGTGGATGAACCAGTTCTCCACCTACGCCTCGTTCCTGCTGGGCGCCTCGCTGATCCCGTTCTTCTGGAACGTCTACATCACCTGGCGCAGCAACGACCGGGTCGAAGTCGATGACCCGTGGGGCTTCGGTGCTTCCCTCGAGTGGGCGACCTCGTGCCCGCCGCCGCGCCACAACTTCACGTCGCTGCCGCGGATCCGGTCAGAGCGTCCGGCGCTGGACCTGCACCACCCGGAGCTCGCCCAGACCTACACCGCCGAGTCCCCCGGCCCGGCAGCAGCAACCCTCGGTAACGCCGACCAGAAGGATCAAGCCCAGTGA
- a CDS encoding DUF3043 domain-containing protein, whose amino-acid sequence MFGRKKEAPAAQDIVDQQAAGAAARGTALGKGAPTPKRSAQVAARKRPLVPEDRKASKAAERAAVQEQRLKMREAMQTGDERFLPVRDRGPQKRFARDYVDARFSLGEYLMFGALIFVVVSLLIPASSSQMIYVLGAFWVMFLAVFVDVFILSRKLKKRLTDKFGDPERGTVWYGSMRSLQFRRLRLPKPLVKRGEYPA is encoded by the coding sequence GTGTTTGGACGTAAAAAAGAAGCGCCAGCGGCGCAGGACATAGTTGACCAGCAGGCGGCCGGGGCAGCCGCCCGGGGTACCGCCCTCGGCAAGGGCGCGCCCACGCCCAAGCGCAGCGCGCAGGTGGCGGCCCGTAAGCGGCCGCTGGTGCCGGAGGACCGCAAGGCCTCCAAGGCCGCCGAGCGGGCTGCGGTCCAGGAGCAGCGACTGAAGATGCGCGAGGCCATGCAAACCGGCGATGAGAGGTTCCTGCCGGTCCGGGACCGGGGCCCGCAGAAGCGGTTCGCCCGGGATTATGTCGACGCCCGTTTCAGCCTCGGGGAGTACCTGATGTTCGGCGCACTCATCTTCGTGGTGGTCTCCCTGCTGATCCCGGCCTCCAGCTCACAGATGATTTACGTCCTGGGCGCGTTCTGGGTCATGTTCCTGGCGGTCTTCGTGGACGTCTTCATTCTGTCCCGGAAACTCAAGAAACGACTGACGGACAAGTTCGGCGATCCGGAGCGCGGCACCGTCTGGTACGGCTCGATGCGCTCGCTGCAGTTCCGCCGGCTGCGCCTTCCCAAACCCCTTGTCAAGCGGGGCGAATACCCCGCCTGA
- the coxB gene encoding cytochrome c oxidase subunit II: MSSQNRTGSRRKQITTITGLALAGALALTGCSPEVQKGWLPTERGTTNHTDRIMDLWVNSWIAALVVGVITWGLMIWCIVAYRRRKGTVGFPRQNSFNLPLEVFYLTIPLFMVLVFFYFTDRDQQAIDNRAQPADVVVDVRGKQWAWDFNYKKGDVIREDVHEAGVQAHLTGNDVDKEKLPTLYLPVNKSVDLELNARDVIHSFWVPAFLQKRDMIPGKTNYIRFTPTKEGTYDGKCAELCGEYHSEMLFRVKVVSDAEFQTHLDQLRQDGNTGLLGEEYDRNPAPAETK, from the coding sequence GTGAGTTCGCAGAACCGAACCGGCAGCCGACGCAAACAGATCACTACGATCACTGGCTTGGCACTCGCCGGCGCGTTGGCTTTGACTGGATGTTCACCAGAGGTACAGAAAGGGTGGCTGCCCACCGAGCGTGGCACCACCAACCACACTGACCGCATCATGGACCTCTGGGTCAACTCATGGATTGCCGCCCTGGTTGTGGGCGTCATTACCTGGGGCCTGATGATCTGGTGCATAGTCGCCTACCGGCGCCGCAAAGGCACCGTCGGGTTCCCGCGGCAGAACAGCTTCAACCTTCCGCTTGAGGTTTTCTACCTGACGATCCCGCTGTTCATGGTTCTGGTGTTTTTCTACTTCACCGACCGCGACCAGCAGGCGATCGACAACCGGGCCCAGCCCGCCGACGTCGTCGTCGATGTCCGCGGCAAGCAGTGGGCCTGGGACTTCAACTACAAAAAGGGCGACGTCATCCGCGAGGATGTCCACGAAGCCGGCGTCCAGGCCCACCTCACCGGCAATGACGTGGACAAGGAAAAGCTGCCCACGCTCTACCTGCCGGTGAACAAGTCCGTTGACCTGGAACTGAACGCCCGCGACGTCATCCACTCCTTTTGGGTTCCCGCCTTCCTGCAGAAGCGCGACATGATCCCCGGCAAGACCAACTACATCAGGTTCACCCCCACCAAAGAGGGCACCTACGACGGCAAATGTGCCGAACTCTGCGGCGAGTACCACTCCGAAATGCTGTTCCGCGTGAAAGTCGTTTCCGACGCCGAGTTCCAGACCCACCTGGACCAACTCCGCCAGGACGGCAACACCGGGCTCCTCGGCGAAGAGTACGACCGCAACCCGGCCCCGGCAGAAACCAAGTAA
- a CDS encoding GntR family transcriptional regulator, which translates to MAGEIDRRSGTPIYVQLREILRAHIGTACPPGSALPSERDLAERFGLARMTVRQAIDALVGEEVIERVVGLGTFVRKPKLDLQVKLTSYSEEMQRRGMVPAARVLSFEQIAASAFLARELQLEEGTALVRFRRLLLADNEPMSVDENFIPAHRVPGLLDGEPPTSLYNVLSERFGLVMEWGEDMIEATAASPSTARLLNVEVGSPLLKIQRHAFVARAMVDYSVSYYRADRYKLWVPLQRPGVRPTRNYSSGYRP; encoded by the coding sequence ATGGCCGGCGAGATTGACCGGCGCAGCGGCACGCCCATCTATGTCCAACTACGGGAAATCCTTCGCGCCCATATTGGAACTGCCTGCCCGCCTGGTTCGGCGCTGCCCTCGGAGCGGGACCTCGCCGAACGGTTCGGCCTGGCCCGCATGACCGTCCGGCAGGCGATCGACGCCCTGGTGGGGGAGGAAGTCATCGAGCGCGTCGTGGGTCTGGGCACCTTCGTCCGGAAACCTAAACTGGACCTGCAGGTGAAGCTGACCTCGTACAGTGAGGAAATGCAGCGCCGCGGCATGGTCCCTGCAGCGCGGGTGTTGAGTTTTGAACAGATCGCGGCCAGCGCGTTCCTGGCCCGGGAATTGCAGTTGGAGGAGGGGACTGCGTTGGTGCGCTTCCGGCGGCTGCTGCTGGCGGACAACGAACCCATGAGCGTGGACGAGAACTTCATTCCCGCCCACCGCGTTCCCGGCCTGCTCGACGGCGAACCGCCCACGTCGCTGTACAACGTCCTCAGCGAACGCTTCGGCCTGGTGATGGAATGGGGCGAGGACATGATCGAGGCGACCGCTGCGTCGCCGTCGACAGCCCGTCTACTCAACGTCGAAGTGGGCTCGCCGCTGTTGAAGATCCAGCGCCACGCCTTCGTGGCTCGGGCCATGGTTGACTACTCGGTTTCCTACTATCGAGCCGACCGCTATAAACTCTGGGTCCCGCTGCAGCGCCCCGGGGTCCGTCCGACCCGAAACTATTCTTCGGGCTACAGACCCTGA
- a CDS encoding cytochrome bc complex cytochrome b subunit has protein sequence MSATTTPDAPVFVAKTKGGRITDFVDQRVGGSGILREFGRKVFPDHWSFMFGEVALYSFVILLLSGTFLTFFFDPSMAETHYAGSYTPLKNVEMSVAYSSSLNISFDVRGGLFMRQVHHWSALLFVASVSVHMLRVFFTGAFRKPREMNWVVGGVLLILSMAAGFTGYSLPDDLLSGNGLRIIDGVIKSIPVIGTYISFFLFGGEFPGTAIIGRLYMLHILLVPALILLMIVMHLFMVVVHKHTQYPGPGRNDGNVVGYPLGPVYAAKAGGFFFIVFGVVALMAGFFTINPIWNYGPYDPSPVSAGTQPDWYIGFVDGALRLMPGTIGNWSVEQVWFGHVFTFNVLLPALVPAGILFTVLFTYPWIERWITKDNREHHVLDRPRNAPTRTAIGMAGFVWYSVMWAAAGSDLIATHFHVSLNDVTYWLRALFFVGPVIAFIVTKRVALALQRKDREIALHGRETGRIVRLPHGEFIEVHAPLDEYKRYKLVGFESPSPLPAVPNANGVVDKTEKRRAKLSQWFFEDRVAPATPAELAAAHGHHGAHEVVEAGESQKTLSR, from the coding sequence ATGAGCGCAACAACAACGCCTGATGCCCCCGTCTTCGTCGCTAAAACTAAAGGCGGCCGCATCACCGACTTCGTCGACCAGCGCGTCGGCGGCTCCGGGATCCTCCGGGAATTTGGCCGCAAGGTCTTTCCGGACCACTGGTCCTTCATGTTCGGCGAAGTGGCGCTCTACTCGTTCGTCATCCTCCTCCTCTCGGGTACGTTCCTGACCTTCTTCTTCGATCCGTCCATGGCGGAGACGCACTATGCGGGTTCCTACACACCGCTGAAAAACGTCGAAATGTCGGTAGCCTACAGCTCCTCGCTCAACATTTCGTTCGATGTCCGTGGCGGCCTGTTCATGCGCCAGGTCCATCACTGGTCCGCTCTGTTGTTCGTAGCCTCGGTCTCAGTGCACATGCTCCGCGTGTTCTTCACCGGCGCTTTCCGCAAGCCCCGTGAAATGAACTGGGTGGTGGGCGGCGTGCTGCTCATCCTCTCGATGGCTGCCGGCTTCACCGGCTACTCGCTCCCCGATGACCTGCTCTCCGGCAACGGCCTGCGCATCATCGACGGCGTCATCAAGTCCATCCCGGTCATCGGCACCTACATCTCCTTCTTCCTCTTCGGCGGAGAGTTCCCCGGAACGGCCATCATCGGTCGTCTGTACATGCTCCACATCCTGCTGGTGCCGGCCCTCATTCTCCTGATGATCGTGATGCACCTGTTCATGGTGGTCGTTCACAAGCACACCCAGTACCCGGGTCCGGGACGCAACGACGGCAACGTCGTCGGCTACCCCCTCGGCCCCGTCTACGCGGCTAAGGCTGGCGGGTTCTTCTTCATCGTGTTCGGTGTTGTTGCCCTCATGGCCGGCTTCTTCACCATCAACCCGATCTGGAACTACGGGCCGTACGACCCCTCCCCCGTTTCGGCTGGCACCCAGCCTGACTGGTACATCGGATTCGTCGATGGAGCCCTGCGCTTGATGCCGGGCACCATCGGTAACTGGTCGGTCGAGCAGGTGTGGTTTGGCCACGTCTTCACGTTCAACGTTCTGCTCCCGGCCCTGGTACCTGCCGGCATCCTCTTCACGGTGCTGTTCACCTACCCGTGGATTGAACGTTGGATCACCAAGGACAACCGCGAGCACCACGTCCTGGACCGTCCGCGGAACGCTCCCACGCGGACCGCAATCGGCATGGCCGGTTTCGTCTGGTACAGCGTCATGTGGGCTGCTGCCGGCTCGGACCTCATCGCCACGCACTTCCATGTGTCCCTGAACGACGTGACTTACTGGTTGCGTGCGCTGTTCTTCGTTGGCCCGGTCATAGCTTTCATCGTCACCAAACGGGTGGCCCTGGCGCTGCAGCGCAAAGACCGCGAGATCGCCTTGCACGGACGTGAAACCGGCCGCATCGTGCGCCTGCCGCACGGTGAGTTCATCGAGGTCCACGCCCCGTTGGATGAGTACAAGCGCTACAAGCTCGTCGGCTTCGAGTCGCCGTCGCCGCTTCCCGCGGTGCCGAACGCCAACGGCGTGGTCGACAAGACTGAAAAGCGACGTGCGAAGCTGTCCCAGTGGTTCTTCGAGGACCGGGTTGCCCCGGCAACGCCGGCGGAGCTTGCGGCGGCCCATGGCCACCACGGCGCCCATGAGGTTGTCGAAGCTGGAGAATCCCAGAAGACACTCAGCCGCTAA
- a CDS encoding Rieske 2Fe-2S domain-containing protein, which produces MGNHSDGSPDHSGTVATAGQNEVEKFQDPGIPPHRLRLADTDPKAAKRAERQVALLFGISVVGTLIFLVAYFAIDLGGDTAIATVRLQNALLGIGTAFAMLGIGTGIVHWAKALMPDHEVSEERHAIRTEEDRLAAVRIVDDIVEETGIKRRPLIRNTLLGAVALAPLPALAVFGDLGPRPDNALAHTMWAPQEGKLKRLTRDPDGTPIKASDVTIGSAFHVIPEGLNELTEGKLNEKAKAVVLLMRLNPESLNPSAGREDWGYNGIVAYSKICTHVGCPVALYEQQTHHLLCPCHQSTFDLTQECKVIFGPASRPLPQLPIAVDAEGYLVATSDFHEPVGPSYWERDEHERNNNA; this is translated from the coding sequence ATGGGCAACCATAGTGACGGCAGTCCGGACCACTCGGGCACCGTAGCTACGGCTGGTCAGAATGAGGTGGAGAAGTTCCAGGATCCTGGAATTCCCCCGCACCGTTTGCGCCTGGCCGACACGGACCCGAAGGCAGCAAAACGAGCAGAACGGCAGGTAGCCCTTCTCTTCGGAATTTCAGTCGTCGGCACCCTGATTTTTCTGGTTGCCTACTTTGCGATCGACCTGGGCGGCGACACTGCAATCGCAACCGTCCGCCTGCAGAACGCACTGCTCGGCATCGGTACCGCTTTTGCGATGCTCGGCATCGGCACTGGCATTGTGCACTGGGCCAAGGCGCTCATGCCGGACCACGAAGTCTCGGAAGAGCGCCATGCGATCCGCACCGAAGAAGACCGGTTGGCTGCCGTACGTATCGTCGACGACATCGTCGAGGAAACTGGCATCAAGCGCAGGCCGCTGATCCGCAACACCCTTCTGGGCGCCGTGGCACTCGCACCCCTGCCGGCCCTCGCCGTCTTCGGTGACCTGGGACCGCGTCCTGACAACGCTCTGGCCCACACCATGTGGGCACCCCAGGAAGGCAAGCTCAAGCGCCTCACCCGCGACCCCGATGGAACCCCCATCAAGGCCTCGGACGTCACTATCGGCTCGGCTTTCCACGTCATCCCGGAAGGGCTGAACGAACTCACCGAAGGCAAGCTCAATGAGAAGGCCAAGGCCGTCGTCTTGCTCATGCGGCTGAACCCGGAGTCCCTCAATCCCTCCGCAGGCCGTGAGGACTGGGGCTATAACGGAATCGTTGCGTACTCAAAGATCTGCACCCACGTCGGTTGCCCTGTTGCCCTGTACGAGCAGCAGACCCACCACCTGCTGTGCCCGTGCCACCAGTCGACCTTCGATCTGACCCAGGAATGCAAGGTCATCTTCGGCCCCGCCAGCCGTCCTCTCCCGCAGCTGCCAATCGCAGTAGATGCCGAGGGCTACCTCGTCGCCACCAGCGACTTCCATGAACCTGTTGGACCTAGCTATTGGGAGCGTGATGAGCATGAGCGCAACAACAACGCCTGA
- a CDS encoding dipeptidase: MTSSPAGNPHTAYRHAGNVDTEALRQAVADSFDSTVAQLTELVAIPGIAWPSFDPAPLNASADAVAELVRASGFDEVQVLRCDKADGTPGGPAVVARRAAAAGKPTILLYAHHDVQPTGDLALWETDPFTAIERDGRLYGRGAADDKAGILAHIAAYSAVTRVLGDDLGLGVTFFFEGEEEAGSPTFRTFLETHQELLRADVIVVADSSNWKVGVPALTTSLRGLVDGTIEVRVLDHAVHSGMFGGPVLDAPTLLSRLIATLHEDDGSVAIAGLASSDDVSVDLSEAEYRADASVLDGVRLAGTGSIASRMWTKPALSIIGIDAPAVDVASNTLLPRARAKFSLRLAPGQEPAEAMDAVRRHVEANAPFGAHVVFTPGESGNAFRTDTSSKAASVAMWALGEAWGVPAVETGIGGSIPFIADLTELYPDVQILVTGVEDPDSRAHSANESLHLADFRNAIVAEALMLARLNEEGLA, from the coding sequence ATGACTTCATCACCCGCGGGAAACCCGCACACCGCCTACCGCCATGCCGGAAACGTCGACACCGAGGCGCTCCGCCAGGCCGTCGCTGACTCTTTCGACTCCACCGTCGCCCAGCTGACCGAACTCGTCGCCATCCCGGGGATCGCCTGGCCCAGCTTCGACCCCGCCCCGCTGAACGCCAGCGCCGACGCCGTGGCTGAACTGGTGCGCGCCAGCGGCTTTGACGAGGTCCAGGTCCTGCGCTGCGACAAGGCGGACGGGACGCCGGGCGGCCCCGCCGTCGTCGCCCGCCGGGCGGCCGCCGCGGGCAAGCCGACGATCTTGCTGTACGCCCACCATGACGTGCAGCCCACCGGAGACCTGGCGCTCTGGGAGACAGACCCCTTTACCGCCATCGAACGGGACGGCCGGCTCTACGGACGCGGCGCGGCCGATGACAAAGCCGGCATCCTGGCGCACATCGCCGCCTACTCGGCCGTCACCCGCGTTTTGGGCGACGATCTCGGCCTCGGCGTGACGTTTTTCTTCGAAGGGGAAGAGGAAGCCGGGTCCCCGACGTTCCGGACCTTCCTGGAAACGCACCAGGAGCTGCTGCGCGCTGACGTGATTGTCGTGGCGGACTCCAGTAACTGGAAGGTCGGCGTTCCTGCGCTCACCACCAGCCTCCGCGGCCTCGTGGATGGCACCATCGAAGTCCGGGTCCTGGACCACGCTGTCCACTCCGGCATGTTCGGCGGCCCGGTCCTGGATGCGCCGACTCTGCTGTCCCGGCTCATCGCCACCCTGCACGAGGACGACGGCAGCGTTGCCATCGCCGGCCTCGCCAGCAGCGACGACGTCTCGGTGGATCTCTCCGAAGCGGAATACCGCGCTGACGCGTCTGTGCTCGACGGCGTCCGGCTCGCCGGCACCGGATCGATCGCATCGCGGATGTGGACCAAACCGGCGCTCTCCATCATCGGCATCGATGCCCCCGCAGTGGACGTCGCCTCCAACACCCTGCTGCCCCGCGCGCGGGCAAAGTTCAGCCTGCGGCTCGCGCCCGGGCAGGAACCGGCCGAGGCGATGGATGCCGTGCGCCGGCATGTGGAAGCCAACGCGCCCTTTGGCGCCCACGTGGTTTTCACGCCGGGGGAGAGCGGCAACGCTTTCCGCACGGACACCTCTTCCAAGGCGGCCAGCGTCGCCATGTGGGCCCTCGGCGAGGCCTGGGGCGTCCCGGCCGTCGAGACCGGCATCGGCGGCTCGATCCCTTTCATCGCCGATCTGACCGAGTTGTACCCGGATGTGCAGATCCTGGTCACCGGCGTCGAGGATCCCGACTCCCGTGCCCACAGCGCAAACGAATCCCTGCACCTGGCGGACTTCCGAAATGCGATCGTGGCCGAGGCCCTGATGCTGGCCCGGCTGAACGAGGAAGGACTGGCCTGA